The nucleotide window CTTGCAAAAAAGCCTGAAACCAGGATGAAGGCTGGCATATGGAATGTATATATGACTTTATAAATATTGTAGATCATTTCATTGTCTTCAATGAACGAGCGCAAAAGATGGCCAAATACGACGAAAAAAATCAAGATGAACTTGGCATTGTCAAAGTAGTAATCTCGCTTCTTCATATTTCCTCCCTTAATTAGAGACCCCCAAAAAATACTCACCTATATTTACCCTTTTCAGGACAAAGACAAACCAGGCTATTTGCTCAAAATTAAGGAACTGGTTCCTGGTTCAGGAATCGTTTCCTGAATCAGGGTTAAGTGCTGTATTAATACAATTTCATCTCTGTTATATAAAAGGAATCCATTATAGCATACGGATTAAGTGAATAATTTTTGGGTGTGTTCTAATAAAAAAATTCAAATGTTTGATATATGTCACAGCTTAATGATCTTGTTATCTATAAAATTAAAAGTGGGGAATGTTCACATTCAATTACCTTAACAACAAAATTGGGGAGGGAGATTATGTCTATCTTACCGAAGAAGAATGAATTAGGGTTTTATGAGATAAGGCTTGAATCGATTGGGGGGCTTGGCGCCAACCTTGCCGGAAAGATGCTTGCCGAAGCAGGAGTTCTTGGTCTTGGGCTGAATGGTTCCAACTTTTCTTCATATGGTTCCGAGAAAAAAGGCTCGCCGGTAAAAAGTTTTGTCCGGTTCTGTGATCCAGATACTGAAATCAGGGTCCATAGTCCGATAGAAGAGCCGCATGTTGTTGGTGTCTTCCATGAAGCGCTTTACAAAACGGTTGACGTTGTCAGCGGCTTGCGCCCGGATGGAATCCTGCTCGTTAACTCAACAAGGGATTTTGATGATATCAAACAAGACCTTCAGCTCGAATATGGAACACTCGCGATTGTCGATGCACTTTCGATTGCCGTCGAGGAAAAAACGAAGGTGAATACTGCGATGCTTGGAGCTTTGTACCGCATTATTGACTTTCTTGATCCTGAAGCAATGAAACATGTAATCCGTAAAACTTTCGAAAAGAAATATCCTCATTTGGTAGAACCAAACATTCGAACATTCGAAAGGGGCTATAATGAGGTCCAATTCAAGACATACGAACTTGAAGAAGGAGCACAGGGCAAAGATTTCAAGCGTCCAATACCGCTGCTAGGCTATGAAACACAGGGTCTTGGCGGAGTCATTACTGCCCAGGCAAACAGCATTCTCAAAGATTTAAGCGGTTCCAGACAGGGATTCGTGCCGCAATTCAACCAGGCAGACTGTATCAACTGCGCGGCATGTGACACTGCATGTCCTGATTATTGCTTTGTCTGGGAAGAAGGCGAAGATAAGCGCGGAAGAAAGCAAATGTTCCTGAAGGGAATCGACTACCAATATTGCAAAGGATGCCTGAAATGTGTCGAGGCATGTCCTACATCAGCATTAAGCGAACTGAGGGAAATGATCGGCTATGCTGAGGAAAATCAAGTAAAACAAAACTATCCTTATGTGACTGGAGGGGTTTCTTAATGTCCATTCTTGAAGAGAATATAAAAGCAATGAGCACAGCAGAGCAGGTGGCCACTTTTGAATCGGGAAATGAAATGGCGGCAATGGCTGCAGCTCAGATCAATTATCATATCATGGGCTATTTTCCAATCACCCCTTCAACAGAAGTCGCCCAGTATCTGGACATGATGAAAGCAAGGGGAGAGCATGATATCAAGTTGATCCCTGCTGATGGCGAGCATGGTTCCGCGGGAATCTGCTATGGAGCTGCTGCAACGGGAGCGCGCGTGTTCAACGCAACAAGCGCGAATGGATTGATGTACATGCTTGAACAGCTTCCGGTCCAATCCGGCACACGGTATCCGATGGTACTGAACCTGGTCACACGCTCAATCAGCGGTCCGCTTGATATTCGCGGCGACCATTCAGATTTGTATTTTGCCTTGAATACCGGGTGGGTGATCCTGACAGCGAGAACGCCTCAGGCGGTTTATGATATGAATATCATGGCGCTGAAAATAGCTGAGCATTCCGATGTCCGCCTGCCGGTGATGGTTGCCTATGATGGCTTCTTCACATCACATCAAAAGCGGAAAGTGAATTATTTCAAGGATCGTGCAGTCGTCCAAAAATTTGTTGGAGAGGCACCGACTGAATACAATTTCGCGCGAGATCCTAAGAAGCCGTTGACGATTGGTGCGCACATGAATGGCGACGACTTGATCAACAACCACTTCCAGCAATCAGAAGCAATATACAGAGCGAAAGATGTTTATAAGGAAGTGGCTGCAGAGTATGCAAAACTGTCAGGCCGCAATTATGACATTCTCGATCTCTATAAAATGGAGGATGCGGAAGTAGCGCTGTTTCTTTTGAACTCAGCTGCAGAATCTGCCAAGGATGTTGTAGACAGACTGAGGGAGCAAGGAATCAAGGCAGGCGTCATTAGCCCTAACATTATCCGTCCATTCCCTGCTCAGGAAATCAGGGAAGCTTTAAAGAATGTGAAATCCCTTCTTGTTGGGGAAAGAGCAGATTCTTACGGCGGACATGGCCCGAACCTGACGCACGAAATCAAGTCCGCGCTTCAGGAAGACAGGAACAATGGAACCATCGTCCAGAGCAGGGTGTTCGGCTTGGGCGGCAAGGACTTTTATGCAGATGATGCTGAAGCATTTTTTGCTCTGGCGATGGATGCTATGGAAAAAGGCTACGCCGAAAAACCTTTCGACTACTACGGACATATTCCTGGCGAACCCGATAAAACATTGAAGACTGTCATTGAACCTCAGCATGGTGATGTGTATAAATCAGGACTCATCCAGGTAACTAGGGATGAAGAGAAAAACAAACTGAATGTTAAAATTCCGCCATTAAGGGCGCTGACTTCAAAGCCAAAACGGATTGCCTCAGGCCATGGTGCATGTCCTGGCTGCGGTATTTTTGGCGGACTTGAAATGTTCTTCAAAGGCATAGAAGGAGATCTTGTCATCCTGTTCCAGACGGGCTGTGCGTATGTTGTTACAACAGCATATCCTCACACATCCCATAAACAGACGACGATCCATAATCTGTTCCAGAACGGGGCAGCAACACTGTCAGGGACACTGGAGGCATTCCTTGAATTGAAGCGCCGCGGTGAAATCGAAGTGTCAGCAGATGCCACATTTGTTATGGTAACCGGAGATGGCGGCATGGACATCGGTATGGGATCGGCAATCGGAACAGCGCTGCGCGGCCATAAACTGATCATGCTTGAATATGATAACGAGGGATATATGAATACAGGTTCGCAGCTTTCATATTCCACTCCATTTGGCCATATGACCAGCACATCGAATGTAGGAAAGGCCCAAAAAGGAAAGGCGTTCCACCATAAGGATACTGCACAAATCATGGCTTCAACCAATATACCTTATGTCTTCACGGGTACAGAGGCATTCCCTCAGGATCTTTTGAAAAAGGCAGCGAAGGCACAATGGTATGCCCAGAACGTGGGAACTGTGTATGGCAAGCTTCTGATCACTTGTCCGCTTAACTGGAAGTCCGAAGATCGCTATGGACAGACGATCGTTGAAGCAGCAGTCAATTCCAACTTCTTCCCGCTTTATGAAGTGGAGCAGGGAATCACGAATATAACATATGACCCTGAAGCGAAAAACAAGAAAATCCATCTGTCAGACTGGCTAAAATATATGGGAAAAACAAAGCATTTGTTAAAAGAAGAAAACAAA belongs to Mesobacillus sp. AQ2 and includes:
- a CDS encoding thiamine pyrophosphate-dependent enzyme, with product MSILEENIKAMSTAEQVATFESGNEMAAMAAAQINYHIMGYFPITPSTEVAQYLDMMKARGEHDIKLIPADGEHGSAGICYGAAATGARVFNATSANGLMYMLEQLPVQSGTRYPMVLNLVTRSISGPLDIRGDHSDLYFALNTGWVILTARTPQAVYDMNIMALKIAEHSDVRLPVMVAYDGFFTSHQKRKVNYFKDRAVVQKFVGEAPTEYNFARDPKKPLTIGAHMNGDDLINNHFQQSEAIYRAKDVYKEVAAEYAKLSGRNYDILDLYKMEDAEVALFLLNSAAESAKDVVDRLREQGIKAGVISPNIIRPFPAQEIREALKNVKSLLVGERADSYGGHGPNLTHEIKSALQEDRNNGTIVQSRVFGLGGKDFYADDAEAFFALAMDAMEKGYAEKPFDYYGHIPGEPDKTLKTVIEPQHGDVYKSGLIQVTRDEEKNKLNVKIPPLRALTSKPKRIASGHGACPGCGIFGGLEMFFKGIEGDLVILFQTGCAYVVTTAYPHTSHKQTTIHNLFQNGAATLSGTLEAFLELKRRGEIEVSADATFVMVTGDGGMDIGMGSAIGTALRGHKLIMLEYDNEGYMNTGSQLSYSTPFGHMTSTSNVGKAQKGKAFHHKDTAQIMASTNIPYVFTGTEAFPQDLLKKAAKAQWYAQNVGTVYGKLLITCPLNWKSEDRYGQTIVEAAVNSNFFPLYEVEQGITNITYDPEAKNKKIHLSDWLKYMGKTKHLLKEENKNMLVEFEEEVEKRWQRLKAKHENEYL
- a CDS encoding 2-oxoacid:acceptor oxidoreductase family protein, whose translation is MSILPKKNELGFYEIRLESIGGLGANLAGKMLAEAGVLGLGLNGSNFSSYGSEKKGSPVKSFVRFCDPDTEIRVHSPIEEPHVVGVFHEALYKTVDVVSGLRPDGILLVNSTRDFDDIKQDLQLEYGTLAIVDALSIAVEEKTKVNTAMLGALYRIIDFLDPEAMKHVIRKTFEKKYPHLVEPNIRTFERGYNEVQFKTYELEEGAQGKDFKRPIPLLGYETQGLGGVITAQANSILKDLSGSRQGFVPQFNQADCINCAACDTACPDYCFVWEEGEDKRGRKQMFLKGIDYQYCKGCLKCVEACPTSALSELREMIGYAEENQVKQNYPYVTGGVS